The Picrophilus oshimae DSM 9789 genome includes a window with the following:
- a CDS encoding MogA/MoaB family molybdenum cofactor biosynthesis protein, translated as MNHHGEKHYNLKFMVATVSSTRTMENDRSGKSMMDMLLNDYKSVDYGIVHDDEIEILSLLFKNINDHDVFIFIGGTGVSRRDITSASIRKIADREVKGFGELFRIKSGGIFPYISDASLFIYRKRIIFTLPGSENAQPLAYEIIKNIIDHLYYEINKE; from the coding sequence ATGAACCACCATGGCGAGAAACACTATAATCTTAAATTCATGGTGGCAACGGTATCAAGCACAAGAACCATGGAAAATGACAGATCTGGAAAAAGCATGATGGACATGCTTTTAAATGATTATAAAAGTGTTGATTATGGTATAGTTCATGATGATGAGATAGAGATACTCTCACTGCTCTTTAAAAACATAAATGATCATGATGTTTTTATATTCATTGGCGGTACCGGTGTAAGCCGTAGGGACATAACATCGGCATCAATAAGAAAAATAGCTGACAGGGAAGTAAAGGGCTTTGGTGAGCTCTTCAGGATAAAATCCGGTGGAATATTTCCTTATATATCTGATGCATCGTTATTTATATACAGGAAAAGGATAATATTCACATTGCCTGGATCAGAAAATGCACAGCCGCTGGCATATGAAATCATAAAAAATATTATAGATCATCTATACTATGAAATAAATAAGGAATAA
- a CDS encoding cryptochrome/photolyase family protein, giving the protein MEINVKKPVYEIKKSNLISIDDDMELKYNNYGRKTAIEKMHNFIKKDYSLRDFPELNMASFLSADIKFGTISIREAYHYIKDPEFRRQLYWRDFYLYIAYHFPYVFGSNFNRKYNIKWENNEKYIDAWKNGLTGYPIVDAAMRSLNETGYINNRLRMIVSSFLVKDLHVDWRIGEKYFAQKLIDYDPASNNGNWQWVASTGVDSRGMYRIINPWIQQKKFDPECKFIKRYVNELSDLEPEIIHNLYKIRLNNYPAPLVDHKTAVMEFRKLINQTPTYLS; this is encoded by the coding sequence ATGGAAATAAATGTAAAAAAACCTGTTTATGAAATAAAAAAATCAAACTTAATCTCTATTGATGATGACATGGAACTAAAATATAATAATTATGGCAGGAAAACCGCAATTGAAAAAATGCATAATTTTATAAAAAAGGATTACTCATTAAGGGATTTTCCGGAATTGAACATGGCATCATTTCTATCGGCAGACATAAAATTTGGCACTATATCAATAAGGGAGGCATATCATTATATTAAAGATCCAGAATTCAGGCGTCAGCTGTACTGGCGTGATTTCTATCTTTACATAGCATACCATTTTCCATACGTTTTTGGCTCAAACTTCAACAGGAAATACAATATAAAATGGGAGAACAACGAAAAATACATAGATGCCTGGAAAAATGGCCTTACAGGATATCCGATAGTTGATGCGGCCATGAGATCACTTAATGAAACAGGGTATATAAACAACAGGTTAAGAATGATAGTCTCGTCCTTTCTTGTAAAGGATTTGCATGTGGACTGGCGTATTGGTGAAAAATACTTTGCACAGAAATTAATTGATTACGATCCAGCATCGAACAATGGTAACTGGCAATGGGTAGCATCAACCGGTGTCGACTCCAGGGGAATGTACAGGATAATAAATCCATGGATTCAGCAAAAAAAATTCGATCCTGAATGCAAATTTATAAAAAGATACGTTAATGAGCTGTCGGATCTTGAACCTGAAATAATACATAATTTATATAAAATTCGATTAAACAATTATCCTGCACCACTGGTTGATCATAAAACTGCGGTTATGGAATTCAGGAAGCTTATAAATCAAACGCCAACGTATTTATCATAG
- a CDS encoding winged helix-turn-helix transcriptional regulator, with amino-acid sequence MDEIDKRIIYYYLKDGRSSQRAISNELKISPQVLKYRFDKMVSSGIIKKFVLHIDPSLQNLSKAFVAVKSRYDLKNIFAEISCLEEISIYGIYGTYDEIIDRIKDIKNKLGNLTMEYIPRINDNINITPNDRLIIDELKKDPRKPASDIANDLNLSYKFVNRRIDYLMKKHLINVIPIIDLSMTDISIFAIFSSRFNELKNIINDISIINVEDQNYGLAVLLSENLLNAKAIIDKCRSVDPNVNVMVVYNYSFYS; translated from the coding sequence ATGGATGAAATAGACAAGAGGATAATTTACTATTATTTAAAGGACGGTCGTTCCTCACAGAGGGCAATATCAAATGAATTAAAGATATCGCCGCAGGTTTTAAAATACAGATTCGATAAGATGGTTTCATCTGGTATAATAAAAAAATTTGTGCTGCACATTGATCCGTCACTGCAAAATCTTAGCAAGGCCTTCGTTGCGGTTAAAAGCAGGTACGATTTAAAAAATATCTTTGCCGAGATATCATGTCTTGAGGAGATAAGTATTTATGGTATTTACGGAACATACGATGAGATAATAGACAGAATAAAAGATATAAAAAATAAGCTTGGTAATTTAACAATGGAATACATACCAAGAATTAATGATAATATAAACATAACACCTAACGACAGGTTAATAATAGATGAATTAAAAAAGGATCCAAGGAAGCCTGCATCAGATATAGCAAATGATCTTAACCTTAGCTATAAGTTCGTTAACAGGCGAATAGACTATTTAATGAAAAAACATTTAATAAACGTAATACCAATAATAGATCTATCAATGACGGATATCTCAATCTTTGCAATATTCTCATCAAGGTTCAATGAGTTAAAAAATATTATAAATGATATATCAATAATAAACGTTGAGGATCAAAACTACGGGCTTGCAGTTCTGCTATCTGAAAATCTTTTGAATGCAAAGGCCATCATAGATAAATGCAGATCTGTTGATCCAAATGTGAATGTTATGGTCGTTTATAATTACTCATTTTACTCATGA
- a CDS encoding M13 family metallopeptidase: MDKENIGFSLEYMNRNINPDENFYEYACGKWLERTVIPAHRSRYNTFMMLYERNMEILKDICERSSRNPKNSVERIVGDFYASAMDIDLIEKNGSRPLKKVFEIIDNISFDKLPEDLAKLTMSGIPIFFDIGSEGDLKNSDVYALYISQGGLSLPDRDYYINDMFSGVISKFNDHVKNMMDILGYSIDYKNLINIEKSLAEHSKSREDLRDLEKLYNKMSINDLDERYNNLGISRYLNSLGVNADYAIVTTPDYLSFLNDFIKGVDINDIKEYFKWHAINAYAPYLSNDFVMENFNFFGKILTGKEKIEERWERAIRVIDSSIGEALGELYVNERFGPEARQKAETLVNDVLSAFKSRLENIEWMSNETKKKALEKLSMFKTKIGYPDHFRDYSSIEIRRDDYPGNVLRSMVFELKRQLNRIGRPVDKGEWEMTPPTVNAYYNPVNNEIVFPAGILQPPFFDPGAYDAVNYGAIGTVIAHEITHGYDDQGSNFDGHGNMVQWWNDNDRQKFRELSEKIKKLYNGLEIIPGVKLNGGLTLGENIADIGGVLIAYDALKMRVNLNEKLNGLTNEQIFFISYAQIWREKVRDDEVKRLATIDPHSPGKFRGQIPVYNHPAFERAFNSKRKRDKIIIW; the protein is encoded by the coding sequence ATGGATAAAGAAAACATTGGTTTTTCTCTGGAATATATGAACCGCAACATAAATCCTGATGAGAATTTTTATGAATACGCCTGCGGAAAATGGCTTGAAAGGACTGTTATACCGGCGCACAGGTCAAGGTATAATACGTTCATGATGCTCTATGAACGAAACATGGAGATACTAAAAGACATATGTGAAAGGTCATCAAGAAATCCAAAAAACAGCGTGGAAAGAATTGTTGGCGATTTCTATGCATCTGCAATGGATATCGATTTAATAGAGAAAAACGGCTCAAGGCCATTAAAAAAGGTTTTTGAGATCATTGATAACATCTCTTTCGATAAACTGCCCGAGGATCTTGCCAAGCTTACAATGTCTGGAATACCAATTTTCTTTGACATTGGCTCTGAGGGTGATTTAAAAAACAGCGATGTGTATGCCCTTTACATATCCCAGGGCGGCCTATCACTTCCTGACCGTGATTATTATATAAATGATATGTTTTCAGGCGTTATATCAAAATTCAATGATCACGTAAAGAACATGATGGACATTCTTGGATATTCAATAGATTACAAGAATTTAATAAACATTGAAAAGAGCCTTGCAGAACATAGCAAATCAAGGGAGGATCTCAGAGATCTGGAAAAACTGTATAATAAGATGAGTATAAATGATCTTGATGAAAGGTATAATAATCTCGGAATATCAAGGTATTTAAATAGTCTTGGTGTCAATGCCGATTATGCCATAGTTACAACACCGGATTATCTATCATTTTTAAATGATTTTATAAAAGGTGTTGATATAAATGATATAAAAGAATACTTTAAATGGCACGCAATTAACGCATATGCACCATACCTTTCCAATGACTTTGTAATGGAGAACTTTAACTTCTTTGGCAAAATATTAACAGGCAAGGAAAAAATAGAGGAACGCTGGGAAAGGGCCATAAGGGTTATCGATTCATCCATAGGCGAGGCCCTTGGTGAGCTATACGTGAATGAGAGGTTTGGTCCCGAGGCAAGGCAAAAGGCCGAAACACTGGTTAATGATGTGCTATCGGCCTTTAAATCAAGGCTTGAAAACATAGAATGGATGAGCAATGAAACAAAGAAAAAGGCCCTGGAAAAATTATCCATGTTTAAAACAAAGATAGGCTATCCAGATCATTTCAGGGATTACTCATCAATTGAGATAAGAAGGGATGATTACCCAGGAAACGTGCTAAGATCCATGGTCTTTGAATTAAAGAGGCAGTTAAACAGGATAGGCAGGCCGGTTGACAAGGGTGAATGGGAGATGACGCCTCCAACAGTCAACGCATATTACAATCCTGTTAACAATGAAATAGTGTTCCCGGCAGGAATACTGCAGCCTCCGTTTTTTGATCCCGGGGCATATGATGCGGTTAACTATGGTGCAATAGGCACTGTAATAGCCCATGAGATAACCCATGGCTACGATGATCAGGGAAGCAATTTCGATGGCCACGGGAACATGGTCCAGTGGTGGAATGATAACGACAGGCAAAAATTTAGGGAATTATCTGAAAAAATAAAGAAACTTTACAACGGTCTTGAGATAATACCTGGCGTAAAACTAAACGGCGGCCTAACCCTTGGGGAGAACATAGCCGATATTGGCGGTGTTCTAATAGCATATGATGCATTAAAGATGAGGGTAAATCTAAACGAAAAGTTAAACGGATTAACAAATGAGCAGATCTTCTTTATATCATACGCACAGATATGGAGGGAAAAGGTAAGGGATGATGAGGTAAAAAGACTTGCAACGATAGATCCGCATTCACCAGGAAAGTTCCGTGGTCAGATACCGGTTTATAACCATCCAGCATTTGAAAGGGCATTTAATTCAAAGAGGAAACGTGATAAGATAATAATATGGTAA
- the moaC gene encoding cyclic pyranopterin monophosphate synthase MoaC — protein sequence MIDISSKEIIKREASASGRIRLKSETLNAIIENNVKKGDVIETARIAGTMAVKNTAGVVPYCHNVPLSSIDFDFKVLNDCIESICTVKAIYRTGVEMEAIHGVMVSLLTIWDMVKYMEKDDNGQYPETLISDVKVLYKVKS from the coding sequence ATGATAGATATATCATCAAAGGAGATAATAAAAAGGGAGGCCTCCGCATCAGGTAGGATAAGATTAAAAAGCGAAACATTAAACGCCATAATAGAAAATAACGTTAAAAAGGGAGATGTAATAGAGACTGCAAGGATAGCCGGTACCATGGCCGTTAAGAATACTGCTGGCGTGGTTCCATACTGTCATAATGTACCGCTGAGCTCAATAGACTTTGATTTTAAGGTTTTAAATGATTGCATAGAATCAATCTGCACTGTAAAGGCAATATACAGAACCGGCGTTGAGATGGAGGCAATACATGGTGTAATGGTGTCATTATTAACAATATGGGACATGGTGAAGTACATGGAAAAGGATGATAACGGCCAGTACCCTGAGACATTAATAAGCGATGTAAAAGTTCTATACAAGGTGAAGTCATGA
- a CDS encoding 7-carboxy-7-deazaguanine synthase QueE — protein MGIRLVDLFYSIQGEGRYAGKPAFFIRFPECNLFCGLEKPLKPGNYDQEYINNLKSVNAGWVCDTMAQWLSNGFEIDINDIVDYISRLSSGSYNIVFTGGEPLINRSNILKIIDAVNSKNLKPYIYEIETNGTMEPIEDDSISYNISLKLSGSGMKRSKRINSNIIRKFLLLKNTWWKFVISNRNDAMEAIEIMDEYGIKRDSVYFMPAAFSRDELVKNSVEVIEMCKEFGVNYSPRLQIFIYDKYVGV, from the coding sequence ATGGGCATAAGGCTGGTTGACCTGTTTTACAGCATACAGGGTGAGGGGCGCTATGCCGGAAAGCCTGCCTTTTTTATAAGATTTCCTGAATGCAACCTTTTTTGCGGGCTTGAAAAACCATTAAAACCTGGAAATTATGACCAGGAATATATAAATAATTTAAAATCTGTCAATGCTGGCTGGGTCTGTGACACGATGGCCCAGTGGCTTTCAAATGGCTTTGAAATAGATATTAACGATATCGTTGATTATATATCAAGATTATCATCCGGATCTTATAACATCGTTTTTACAGGTGGTGAGCCGTTGATAAATAGATCAAACATTTTAAAGATAATTGATGCTGTTAACAGCAAAAATTTAAAGCCTTATATCTATGAAATAGAGACAAACGGTACAATGGAACCGATTGAAGACGATTCAATATCATATAACATATCATTAAAATTATCCGGTTCCGGGATGAAGAGATCCAAAAGGATAAACAGTAATATTATAAGAAAATTTTTATTATTAAAAAATACATGGTGGAAATTCGTTATATCCAACAGGAACGATGCCATGGAGGCCATTGAAATAATGGATGAATACGGTATAAAAAGGGATAGCGTGTATTTTATGCCAGCAGCCTTTTCCAGGGATGAGCTGGTAAAAAATAGTGTCGAGGTCATAGAGATGTGCAAGGAATTTGGAGTAAACTACTCACCAAGGCTTCAGATCTTTATCTATGATAAATACGTTGGCGTTTGA
- a CDS encoding deoxyribodipyrimidine photo-lyase produces the protein MNLFIFCRDLRLYDNTALLKSLNNETATIFIMDPAQVKNNEYRSEKALNFMISSLYDLMTDIEGNHGKLAYSMVIQ, from the coding sequence ATGAATCTATTTATATTTTGCCGGGATCTAAGGCTTTACGATAATACCGCGCTTTTAAAATCACTTAACAATGAAACGGCAACGATATTTATAATGGATCCAGCGCAGGTAAAAAATAATGAATACAGGAGTGAAAAGGCCCTGAATTTTATGATATCAAGCCTTTATGATCTTATGACCGATATAGAAGGAAATCATGGGAAACTGGCATATTCCATGGTGATCCAGTAG
- a CDS encoding molybdopterin synthase catalytic subunit: protein MIEFTNDKINKDKIIDSLRSGMAGAIVTFSGTVRSFDETSDNIRALYYEAYIDMAESIIRGIIDDAKSRYNIIDASVSQRLGIIPVGDESIYIAVSAPHRNDAFDACRFIIDRIKTEPPIWKKEIYNDSELWKSDFK, encoded by the coding sequence ATGATTGAGTTTACAAATGATAAAATAAATAAAGATAAAATAATAGATTCTTTAAGATCCGGTATGGCAGGTGCGATTGTAACGTTCTCTGGAACTGTAAGATCGTTTGATGAAACCTCTGACAATATCAGGGCCCTTTACTATGAGGCATATATAGATATGGCGGAATCAATAATAAGAGGTATAATCGATGATGCAAAATCCAGGTATAATATAATAGATGCGTCTGTATCCCAGAGACTTGGAATAATACCTGTTGGTGATGAATCAATATACATAGCCGTTTCTGCACCACATAGAAATGATGCATTCGACGCATGCAGGTTTATAATAGACAGAATAAAAACGGAGCCACCCATATGGAAAAAGGAGATTTATAATGATTCTGAACTCTGGAAATCAGATTTTAAATAA
- the moaA gene encoding GTP 3',8-cyclase MoaA — protein MMDHVSYIYDNFKRPVNSLRLQVNAICNYNCMFCHMEGTDRNLSYMTPDEIERVVRVAASFGVSRIKITGGEPLLRHDIIDIIKRIKRHVDDISMTTNGVMLHKLAYELKDAGLKRINISMHALNDNDYLKITGNTRNFRPDVIDGIKSAHLAGLEPVKVNFVVLKGINDDKINDMMDFCLENDAVLQLIEYEAPRNMENSYEYIKYHVDLRNINDDLMKKSIEYKKNTLHNRPVYSIPWKDGIVRVEVVMPMHNSDFCMHCTRLRVTADGKFKTCLLRDNDYFDIKSFDDDYLRDLYIKAVKNRIPYWR, from the coding sequence ATGATGGATCATGTTTCATATATATACGATAACTTTAAAAGACCTGTTAACAGTTTAAGACTTCAGGTAAATGCAATATGCAATTACAACTGCATGTTCTGCCACATGGAGGGCACTGACAGGAATTTAAGCTATATGACACCGGATGAGATAGAAAGGGTCGTCAGAGTTGCGGCATCATTCGGTGTTTCCAGAATAAAGATAACAGGTGGTGAGCCACTTTTAAGGCACGATATAATAGATATAATAAAAAGAATAAAGAGGCATGTTGATGATATTTCAATGACCACAAATGGTGTTATGCTCCATAAGCTTGCATACGAATTAAAGGATGCGGGCCTTAAAAGAATTAATATATCAATGCATGCATTAAACGATAATGATTACCTTAAAATAACAGGAAATACAAGGAATTTTAGGCCAGATGTCATAGATGGAATTAAATCCGCGCACCTTGCAGGTCTTGAGCCTGTAAAGGTAAACTTCGTTGTTTTAAAGGGCATAAATGACGATAAGATCAATGATATGATGGACTTCTGCCTTGAAAACGATGCCGTGCTTCAATTGATAGAGTACGAGGCACCAAGGAATATGGAAAACTCCTATGAATATATTAAATACCATGTCGATTTAAGAAACATAAATGATGATTTAATGAAAAAATCCATAGAATACAAAAAAAATACATTACATAACAGGCCTGTTTATTCAATACCTTGGAAGGACGGCATTGTCAGGGTTGAGGTTGTCATGCCAATGCACAACAGTGATTTCTGCATGCACTGTACCAGGTTAAGGGTAACGGCGGACGGTAAATTCAAAACCTGCCTGCTTAGAGATAATGACTATTTCGACATAAAGAGCTTTGACGATGATTATCTAAGAGATTTATATATCAAGGCAGTTAAGAACAGGATACCGTACTGGAGGTAA
- a CDS encoding DUF1015 family protein, producing the protein MRIESFKPYIFNVDISRVVSPPFDTLNWTQEYELRQNPYNIINLTVPDMVTGTSGSYKILKNWLSENVIKRYDKDIIIIIKQIFTHNKERFQRYGIISLANIMDITPHEMTFKEYVDERMSVMESLNANLEPIFLVVNDGGFYRMIKREVVKLNEVYRFEEPSGVTNIVYFLEDEEKIDKIKKSLENAGCVVADGHHRLQAARNLYDKTHDEFWLNTLAYITSIYDDGLMIGGVHRLIKSNATIESLSGCMNLEPSKTIENGRSYLYNGSLYSINTKDMIPVEFTNDIIIKKCLEMDYNDMLRNVGYAYDVSQAISNVDSKKYDFAIIVPEWKREDFIKISMEKRMLPQKSTYFYPKIPSGIVIHLKPL; encoded by the coding sequence TTGAGGATTGAAAGCTTTAAACCATACATATTTAATGTTGACATTTCAAGGGTCGTGTCGCCGCCATTTGATACACTAAACTGGACACAGGAGTATGAGCTCAGGCAGAACCCGTACAATATAATAAATCTAACGGTTCCTGATATGGTTACAGGCACAAGCGGATCATATAAAATACTGAAAAACTGGCTCAGTGAAAATGTAATAAAAAGATACGATAAAGATATAATAATAATTATAAAGCAGATCTTTACACATAATAAAGAGAGGTTTCAAAGATACGGAATAATATCGCTTGCAAACATTATGGATATAACACCGCATGAAATGACATTTAAGGAATACGTTGACGAAAGGATGTCCGTGATGGAATCACTAAATGCAAATCTTGAACCAATATTTTTGGTTGTCAACGATGGTGGCTTTTACAGGATGATAAAAAGGGAGGTTGTTAAACTAAACGAGGTTTACCGCTTTGAGGAACCAAGCGGCGTAACAAATATTGTATACTTCCTCGAGGATGAAGAAAAGATAGATAAAATAAAAAAATCACTGGAGAATGCAGGCTGTGTTGTGGCGGATGGGCATCACAGGCTTCAGGCAGCAAGGAACCTCTATGATAAAACCCATGATGAATTCTGGTTAAATACCCTTGCATATATAACATCAATATATGACGATGGTCTGATGATAGGTGGTGTTCACAGGCTTATAAAGAGCAATGCAACCATTGAGAGTCTTTCAGGATGCATGAATCTTGAACCATCAAAGACCATTGAAAATGGAAGGTCATACCTTTACAATGGTTCACTGTATTCAATTAATACAAAAGACATGATACCTGTTGAATTCACAAACGATATAATTATAAAAAAATGCCTCGAAATGGATTATAATGATATGTTAAGGAACGTTGGCTACGCCTATGATGTTTCACAGGCAATATCAAACGTTGATTCAAAAAAATATGATTTTGCAATAATAGTACCTGAATGGAAGCGCGAGGATTTTATAAAGATATCAATGGAAAAAAGGATGCTGCCACAGAAATCAACATATTTTTATCCTAAGATTCCATCAGGTATTGTTATACATTTAAAGCCACTGTAG
- a CDS encoding MoaD/ThiS family protein yields the protein MIRIIYFAAARDRSGTDNEYIDYKGSLTELKKIIYERHNDLKSMDLLFAVNKRYVDDCIIKDGDEIAVFPPVSGG from the coding sequence ATGATAAGAATCATATATTTTGCAGCCGCCAGGGATAGATCAGGCACAGATAATGAATACATTGATTACAAAGGAAGCCTGACAGAATTGAAAAAAATTATATATGAAAGACATAATGATTTAAAAAGCATGGATCTGCTCTTTGCAGTTAACAAAAGATACGTTGACGATTGCATTATAAAAGATGGTGATGAAATAGCAGTCTTCCCGCCTGTCAGCGGTGGATAA
- a CDS encoding MFS transporter, whose protein sequence is MINNDFEKINRFILSNDNRYGIFIIIIVSASIFLDVWDLTSLSFVLTFFKSYFSSASGFLIGISVASANIGAIAGSFLSPYMTESLGRRRMLLINMVIFIISAIVISISNNIIYVIIFRIIMGFSIGNDVVTGFTYIYEYTSEKQRSSLYPLWAYAFSGVALLAILTVYILYYILPHYYLWRSVFIIAALFALVILTLRYKLLETPLWLYKHGRNDQLEYVLENVYKKHIEIKSRFYYKPNFYDMIRMFKNNEYLMLFTLSLNGIVGFIGWGFSFYVTYMLFELHVYSFESILAIDALIYGFGLLGAILSRFLFKMYGSYRLSVTSSFIAAFCIMLLLLAFFGYINLIAVIPLTILIIFFNYLGPMAYNAVLNNNIDPMYRSQANGWNYMFNKIVEAISGLSAGIIIIEIGDVYNTLMLFIIIMIFSVMALISGRYLKSDFQSSESL, encoded by the coding sequence ATGATTAACAATGATTTTGAAAAGATTAATAGATTCATTTTAAGCAACGATAACAGGTATGGCATTTTTATTATAATAATAGTTTCAGCAAGCATATTTCTTGATGTCTGGGATCTAACATCACTGTCATTTGTTTTAACATTCTTTAAATCATACTTTTCATCAGCCAGTGGATTTTTAATAGGTATTTCAGTGGCATCGGCAAATATTGGTGCCATAGCCGGTTCATTTTTAAGTCCATACATGACGGAATCCCTTGGCAGAAGGAGGATGCTTTTAATAAACATGGTAATTTTTATCATATCGGCCATTGTAATATCAATTTCAAATAATATAATATATGTTATAATATTTAGAATAATAATGGGATTTAGCATAGGCAATGATGTTGTTACAGGCTTTACATATATATACGAATACACAAGTGAAAAACAGAGATCATCATTGTATCCACTTTGGGCCTATGCGTTTTCAGGTGTTGCACTCCTGGCGATTTTAACAGTTTACATACTTTATTATATCCTGCCGCATTATTATCTATGGAGATCAGTTTTCATCATTGCAGCACTATTTGCACTTGTGATCCTTACCTTGAGATATAAATTGCTCGAGACGCCATTATGGTTATACAAACATGGCAGGAACGATCAGCTTGAGTATGTGCTAGAGAACGTTTATAAAAAGCATATTGAAATAAAATCAAGATTTTATTACAAACCAAATTTTTATGATATGATAAGGATGTTCAAAAACAATGAATATCTTATGCTTTTTACACTATCATTGAATGGCATAGTTGGATTCATTGGCTGGGGATTTTCATTCTATGTTACCTATATGCTCTTTGAGCTGCATGTTTACTCATTTGAATCAATACTTGCCATTGATGCGTTAATATACGGCTTTGGCCTCCTGGGTGCAATTTTATCAAGATTCTTATTTAAAATGTATGGATCTTACAGGCTTTCAGTAACATCATCATTTATCGCGGCATTTTGCATAATGCTTTTGCTTCTGGCATTCTTCGGATATATTAATTTAATTGCCGTGATACCATTAACAATATTGATAATATTCTTTAATTATCTTGGTCCAATGGCATACAATGCGGTACTTAACAATAACATAGATCCAATGTACAGGAGCCAGGCAAACGGCTGGAATTACATGTTTAACAAGATTGTCGAGGCAATAAGCGGCCTGTCAGCCGGAATAATAATAATTGAAATCGGTGATGTATATAATACATTAATGCTGTTTATAATAATAATGATTTTTTCTGTAATGGCATTAATATCAGGCCGTTATTTAAAATCTGATTTCCAGAGTTCAGAATCATTATAA
- a CDS encoding 6-pyruvoyl trahydropterin synthase family protein, with translation MWLEIDGKTRGLHWSAAHIIPGHPKCGRLHGHDYILNIRLYFDENNSLKTRGYEIDYGDIKRAAKAIIERMDHHFMVPEDAIEDNGKIHYNNITVSADQVCRIPVPVVSSENLAIYIKSELNRYFSEYKIECGVFEGEGQGAWA, from the coding sequence ATGTGGCTTGAGATAGATGGTAAAACAAGGGGCCTTCACTGGTCAGCGGCACATATAATACCGGGGCATCCAAAATGCGGAAGGCTCCATGGTCACGATTACATTTTAAACATAAGGCTATATTTTGATGAGAACAATTCATTGAAAACCAGGGGCTACGAAATAGATTATGGCGATATTAAAAGGGCCGCAAAGGCAATAATAGAGAGGATGGATCATCATTTTATGGTTCCAGAGGATGCCATTGAGGATAATGGAAAGATTCATTATAATAATATAACGGTCAGTGCAGACCAGGTGTGCAGGATACCGGTGCCGGTAGTCTCTTCCGAGAATCTTGCAATATACATAAAATCTGAGCTGAACCGTTATTTCAGCGAATATAAGATAGAATGCGGTGTTTTCGAGGGGGAGGGGCAGGGCGCATGGGCATAA